A single Polyodon spathula isolate WHYD16114869_AA chromosome 6, ASM1765450v1, whole genome shotgun sequence DNA region contains:
- the LOC121317245 gene encoding centrosomal protein of 68 kDa-like isoform X1, with product MALEVEVMFSELPFQVGTKTCGRWNYSELEKDIPELVHGVHQLMTTDESKSPAHRSRGALSAQEPESYSVPSAGGSHSQRKTVAVKPSSRYSSGKAKYVMRKPLYNISTDHKKPSSHVRRELFQKNSERDLQIEDKSTTLPTPSCEYQSKSVQMNDNTDSGSPQKGLYEPAPSHAALCSREWHTSYSQTSLRFDSGIPRSSRCYFSSPPLADYNTMVKMSPRGLSAPRLSSIEVTIPYSRLSKKSTSQVWKSPNTSNHSGRSLHHSLDELLDSKHSREKSPYQADYWACAIPSSLPPSPNRKSPHWDPNEEYRVLLDYTYPLRPNHSSSRGKSYGDPLVSDSLLQDSGIELNSFCYSTNSTLRSISTPCLECDTAVLRNDSSSIERAFSGKGLGPSDPEHKEPCPLKLGSAHQQHAGSSRRSISPYSSLDHVDLSFENSNSSAWFESQSKKLAEQRTWHRKYGVFSSSESKTYFIPTTEILPLHKAWDSDEEYLSLPLRLNELEVLSQQLNTITVQISKPGNVRCETQSVLEKDTASPKSLYNQNEPMASEGIADSDAPFGTQTIKEDYDLESDLSAEGKFTKSKLKKVSYFMEQLGGLSHSEFEKKTQVDQIGGETKESLMQHIQTFCYKLEELIQWLYKVAEKMDNWNPPAPDIDSVKTSLDVYKKFQREVDEHQPLARAVLKAGEILLCCMSSTSPVLKETLGLIEKQSEALDKHAEHLYSSILTAMDIMQDEMLTKSDLSGDSTVDSNQVKMKGDYANILPQSTRGYRRILCNQTGTQFTSRIQLN from the exons ATGGCTTTGGAAGTCGAAGTAATGTTTTCTGAGCTGCCATTTCAGGTGGGAACAAAGACCTGTGGAAGATGGAATTACTCTGAACTAGAGAAGGATATTCCAGAGCTTGTTCATGGTGTGCATCAGCTCATGACGACTGATGAATCAAAGTCTCCTGCACACAGATCCAGAGGGGCACTTTCAGCACAAGAGCCTGAGTCATATTCGGTACCGAGTGCTGGAGGGTCACACAGTCAGAGGAAGACGGTTGCAGTCAAACCATCTTCCAGATATTCTTCAGGGAAAGCCAAGTATGTAATGAGAAAGCCGCTGTACAACATTTCCACTGATCACAAGAAGCCATCTTCCCATGTAAGGAGAGAGttgtttcaaaagaactccgaaAGG gatTTACAGATAGAGGACAAAAGTACCACACTACCAACTCCAAGTTGTGAATATCAGTCAAAGTCAGTGCAAATGAATGATAACACTGATTCTGGTTCACCTCAAAAAGGCTTGTATGAACCAGCACCCTCACATGCAGCATTGTGCTCTAGAGAGTGGCATACCTCATACAGCCAAACAAGTTTAAGATTTGATAGTGGGATCCCTAGATCTAGTAGATGTTACTTCTCTAGTCCACCTCTAGCGGACTACAACACTATGGTGAAGATGAGTCCCAGAGGGCTGTCTGCTCCCCGACTGTCTTCAATAGAAGTAACTATTCCTTATTCACGACTGTCAAAAAAAAGCACATCTCAGGTTTGGAAGTCTCCAAATACATCCAATCATTCTGGTAGGTCTTTACATCATAGCCTTGATGAGCTGCTGGATTCCAAGCACAGCAGGGAAAAATCTCCTTATCAGGCTGATTACTGGGCATGTGCAATCCCTAGCTCCTTACCTCCATCTCCCAATCGAAAGTCTCCTCATTGGGATCCTAATGAGGAATACAGGGTCTTGCTTGATTACACCTATCCCTTAAGACCAAATCATTCTAGTTCCAGGGGCAAATCATATGGGGATCCTTTAGTTTCTGACTCATTGCTGCAGGATTCTGGTATAGAGCTTAATAGCTTCTGTTACTCAACCAACAGCACTCTGAGGTCAATCAGTACACCATGCCTTGAATGCGACACTGCGGTTTTGAGAAACGACAGTTCATCTATTGAAAGAGCTTTCTCGGGCAAAGGTTTAGGACCCTCAGATCCAGAGCATAAGGAACCCTGTCCTTTGAAATTGGGTTCTGCACACCAGCAGCATGCAGGTTCTTCAAGAAGGTCCATCAGCCCATATTCTTCACTCGACCATGTCGACCTTTCTTTCGAAAACTCCAACAGTTCGGCCTGGTTTGAATCGCAAAGCAAAAAACTTGCTGAACAGAGAACGTGGCACCGTAAATATGGGGTCTTTTCATCTTCTGAATCCAAGACTTATTTTATCCCCACTACAGAGATCCTTCCATTACACAAAGCATGGGACAGTGATGAAGAATACCTTTCTCTGCCTTTAAGGCTAAATGAGTTGGAGGTATTATCACAACAATTAAATACGATAACAGTGCAGATAAGCAAGCCTGGGAATGTGCGCTGCGAAACACAATCTGTTCTGGAAAAAGATACTGCTTCACCCAAGTCCCTGTATAATCAAAATGAGCCCATGGCCAGTGAGGGAATTGCAGATTCTGATGCCCCATTTGGAACTCAAACCATCAAGGAAGACTATGACCTCGAGAGTGACTTAAGTGCGGAGGGTAAATTTACAAAAAGCAAGCTGAAAAAGGTCTCTTATTTTATGGAGCAGCTTGGAGGATTATCTCATTCTGAATTTGAAAAGAAGACACAAGTTGACCAAATCGGTGGCGAAACAAAGGAATCGCTTATGCAACACATTCAG ACGTTTTGCTATAAACTGGAGGAGCTAATTCAATGGCTATACAAAGTAGCTGAGAAAATGGACAACTGGAATCCTCCAGCACCGGACATTGACAGTGTCAAGACTTCCCTTGATGTCTACAAG AAGTTCCAGAGGGAAGTAGATGAACACCAGCCTCTGGCTAGAGCAGTTTTAAAAGCAGGAGAAATTCTTCTTTGCTGCATGAGCTCCACCTCCCCAG TTCTAAAGGAAACTCTGGGATTGATTGAAAAGCAGTCGGAGGCCCTGGACAAGCATGCAGAACACTTGTACTCCTCGATACTGACCGCTATGGATATCATGCAAGATGAGATGCTGACAAAGTCTGACCTAAGTGGTGATTCCACTGTGGATTCAAATCAGGTAAAAATGAAG
- the LOC121317245 gene encoding centrosomal protein of 68 kDa-like isoform X3, with amino-acid sequence MALEVEVMFSELPFQVGTKTCGRWNYSELEKDIPELVHGVHQLMTTDESKSPAHRSRGALSAQEPESYSVPSAGGSHSQRKTVAVKPSSRYSSGKAKYVMRKPLYNISTDHKKPSSHVRRELFQKNSERDLQIEDKSTTLPTPSCEYQSKSVQMNDNTDSGSPQKGLYEPAPSHAALCSREWHTSYSQTSLRFDSGIPRSSRCYFSSPPLADYNTMVKMSPRGLSAPRLSSIEVTIPYSRLSKKSTSQVWKSPNTSNHSGRSLHHSLDELLDSKHSREKSPYQADYWACAIPSSLPPSPNRKSPHWDPNEEYRVLLDYTYPLRPNHSSSRGKSYGDPLVSDSLLQDSGIELNSFCYSTNSTLRSISTPCLECDTAVLRNDSSSIERAFSGKGLGPSDPEHKEPCPLKLGSAHQQHAGSSRRSISPYSSLDHVDLSFENSNSSAWFESQSKKLAEQRTWHRKYGVFSSSESKTYFIPTTEILPLHKAWDSDEEYLSLPLRLNELEVLSQQLNTITVQISKPGNVRCETQSVLEKDTASPKSLYNQNEPMASEGIADSDAPFGTQTIKEDYDLESDLSAEGKFTKSKLKKVSYFMEQLGGLSHSEFEKKTQVDQIGGETKESLMQHIQTFCYKLEELIQWLYKVAEKMDNWNPPAPDIDSVKTSLDVYKKFQREVDEHQPLARAVLKAGEILLCCMSSTSPVLKETLGLIEKQSEALDKHAEHLYSSILTAMDIMQDEMLTKSDLSGDSTVDSNQSQQLNESGFVEQDQEI; translated from the exons ATGGCTTTGGAAGTCGAAGTAATGTTTTCTGAGCTGCCATTTCAGGTGGGAACAAAGACCTGTGGAAGATGGAATTACTCTGAACTAGAGAAGGATATTCCAGAGCTTGTTCATGGTGTGCATCAGCTCATGACGACTGATGAATCAAAGTCTCCTGCACACAGATCCAGAGGGGCACTTTCAGCACAAGAGCCTGAGTCATATTCGGTACCGAGTGCTGGAGGGTCACACAGTCAGAGGAAGACGGTTGCAGTCAAACCATCTTCCAGATATTCTTCAGGGAAAGCCAAGTATGTAATGAGAAAGCCGCTGTACAACATTTCCACTGATCACAAGAAGCCATCTTCCCATGTAAGGAGAGAGttgtttcaaaagaactccgaaAGG gatTTACAGATAGAGGACAAAAGTACCACACTACCAACTCCAAGTTGTGAATATCAGTCAAAGTCAGTGCAAATGAATGATAACACTGATTCTGGTTCACCTCAAAAAGGCTTGTATGAACCAGCACCCTCACATGCAGCATTGTGCTCTAGAGAGTGGCATACCTCATACAGCCAAACAAGTTTAAGATTTGATAGTGGGATCCCTAGATCTAGTAGATGTTACTTCTCTAGTCCACCTCTAGCGGACTACAACACTATGGTGAAGATGAGTCCCAGAGGGCTGTCTGCTCCCCGACTGTCTTCAATAGAAGTAACTATTCCTTATTCACGACTGTCAAAAAAAAGCACATCTCAGGTTTGGAAGTCTCCAAATACATCCAATCATTCTGGTAGGTCTTTACATCATAGCCTTGATGAGCTGCTGGATTCCAAGCACAGCAGGGAAAAATCTCCTTATCAGGCTGATTACTGGGCATGTGCAATCCCTAGCTCCTTACCTCCATCTCCCAATCGAAAGTCTCCTCATTGGGATCCTAATGAGGAATACAGGGTCTTGCTTGATTACACCTATCCCTTAAGACCAAATCATTCTAGTTCCAGGGGCAAATCATATGGGGATCCTTTAGTTTCTGACTCATTGCTGCAGGATTCTGGTATAGAGCTTAATAGCTTCTGTTACTCAACCAACAGCACTCTGAGGTCAATCAGTACACCATGCCTTGAATGCGACACTGCGGTTTTGAGAAACGACAGTTCATCTATTGAAAGAGCTTTCTCGGGCAAAGGTTTAGGACCCTCAGATCCAGAGCATAAGGAACCCTGTCCTTTGAAATTGGGTTCTGCACACCAGCAGCATGCAGGTTCTTCAAGAAGGTCCATCAGCCCATATTCTTCACTCGACCATGTCGACCTTTCTTTCGAAAACTCCAACAGTTCGGCCTGGTTTGAATCGCAAAGCAAAAAACTTGCTGAACAGAGAACGTGGCACCGTAAATATGGGGTCTTTTCATCTTCTGAATCCAAGACTTATTTTATCCCCACTACAGAGATCCTTCCATTACACAAAGCATGGGACAGTGATGAAGAATACCTTTCTCTGCCTTTAAGGCTAAATGAGTTGGAGGTATTATCACAACAATTAAATACGATAACAGTGCAGATAAGCAAGCCTGGGAATGTGCGCTGCGAAACACAATCTGTTCTGGAAAAAGATACTGCTTCACCCAAGTCCCTGTATAATCAAAATGAGCCCATGGCCAGTGAGGGAATTGCAGATTCTGATGCCCCATTTGGAACTCAAACCATCAAGGAAGACTATGACCTCGAGAGTGACTTAAGTGCGGAGGGTAAATTTACAAAAAGCAAGCTGAAAAAGGTCTCTTATTTTATGGAGCAGCTTGGAGGATTATCTCATTCTGAATTTGAAAAGAAGACACAAGTTGACCAAATCGGTGGCGAAACAAAGGAATCGCTTATGCAACACATTCAG ACGTTTTGCTATAAACTGGAGGAGCTAATTCAATGGCTATACAAAGTAGCTGAGAAAATGGACAACTGGAATCCTCCAGCACCGGACATTGACAGTGTCAAGACTTCCCTTGATGTCTACAAG AAGTTCCAGAGGGAAGTAGATGAACACCAGCCTCTGGCTAGAGCAGTTTTAAAAGCAGGAGAAATTCTTCTTTGCTGCATGAGCTCCACCTCCCCAG TTCTAAAGGAAACTCTGGGATTGATTGAAAAGCAGTCGGAGGCCCTGGACAAGCATGCAGAACACTTGTACTCCTCGATACTGACCGCTATGGATATCATGCAAGATGAGATGCTGACAAAGTCTGACCTAAGTGGTGATTCCACTGTGGATTCAAATCAG agTCAGCAGCTGAATGAAAGTGGATTTGTGGAACAAGATCAAGAAATATGA
- the LOC121317245 gene encoding centrosomal protein of 68 kDa-like isoform X4 codes for MALEVEVMFSELPFQVGTKTCGRWNYSELEKDIPELVHGVHQLMTTDESKSPAHRSRGALSAQEPESYSVPSAGGSHSQRKTVAVKPSSRYSSGKAKYVMRKPLYNISTDHKKPSSHVRRELFQKNSERDLQIEDKSTTLPTPSCEYQSKSVQMNDNTDSGSPQKGLYEPAPSHAALCSREWHTSYSQTSLRFDSGIPRSSRCYFSSPPLADYNTMVKMSPRGLSAPRLSSIEVTIPYSRLSKKSTSQVWKSPNTSNHSGRSLHHSLDELLDSKHSREKSPYQADYWACAIPSSLPPSPNRKSPHWDPNEEYRVLLDYTYPLRPNHSSSRGKSYGDPLVSDSLLQDSGIELNSFCYSTNSTLRSISTPCLECDTAVLRNDSSSIERAFSGKGLGPSDPEHKEPCPLKLGSAHQQHAGSSRRSISPYSSLDHVDLSFENSNSSAWFESQSKKLAEQRTWHRKYGVFSSSESKTYFIPTTEILPLHKAWDSDEEYLSLPLRLNELEVLSQQLNTITVQISKPGNVRCETQSVLEKDTASPKSLYNQNEPMASEGIADSDAPFGTQTIKEDYDLESDLSAEGKFTKSKLKKVSYFMEQLGGLSHSEFEKKTQVDQIGGETKESLMQHIQTFCYKLEELIQWLYKVAEKMDNWNPPAPDIDSVKTSLDVYKKFQREVDEHQPLARAVLKAGEILLCCMSSTSPVLKETLGLIEKQSEALDKHAEHLYSSILTAMDIMQDEMLTKSDLSGDSTVDSNQKQVFLKRI; via the exons ATGGCTTTGGAAGTCGAAGTAATGTTTTCTGAGCTGCCATTTCAGGTGGGAACAAAGACCTGTGGAAGATGGAATTACTCTGAACTAGAGAAGGATATTCCAGAGCTTGTTCATGGTGTGCATCAGCTCATGACGACTGATGAATCAAAGTCTCCTGCACACAGATCCAGAGGGGCACTTTCAGCACAAGAGCCTGAGTCATATTCGGTACCGAGTGCTGGAGGGTCACACAGTCAGAGGAAGACGGTTGCAGTCAAACCATCTTCCAGATATTCTTCAGGGAAAGCCAAGTATGTAATGAGAAAGCCGCTGTACAACATTTCCACTGATCACAAGAAGCCATCTTCCCATGTAAGGAGAGAGttgtttcaaaagaactccgaaAGG gatTTACAGATAGAGGACAAAAGTACCACACTACCAACTCCAAGTTGTGAATATCAGTCAAAGTCAGTGCAAATGAATGATAACACTGATTCTGGTTCACCTCAAAAAGGCTTGTATGAACCAGCACCCTCACATGCAGCATTGTGCTCTAGAGAGTGGCATACCTCATACAGCCAAACAAGTTTAAGATTTGATAGTGGGATCCCTAGATCTAGTAGATGTTACTTCTCTAGTCCACCTCTAGCGGACTACAACACTATGGTGAAGATGAGTCCCAGAGGGCTGTCTGCTCCCCGACTGTCTTCAATAGAAGTAACTATTCCTTATTCACGACTGTCAAAAAAAAGCACATCTCAGGTTTGGAAGTCTCCAAATACATCCAATCATTCTGGTAGGTCTTTACATCATAGCCTTGATGAGCTGCTGGATTCCAAGCACAGCAGGGAAAAATCTCCTTATCAGGCTGATTACTGGGCATGTGCAATCCCTAGCTCCTTACCTCCATCTCCCAATCGAAAGTCTCCTCATTGGGATCCTAATGAGGAATACAGGGTCTTGCTTGATTACACCTATCCCTTAAGACCAAATCATTCTAGTTCCAGGGGCAAATCATATGGGGATCCTTTAGTTTCTGACTCATTGCTGCAGGATTCTGGTATAGAGCTTAATAGCTTCTGTTACTCAACCAACAGCACTCTGAGGTCAATCAGTACACCATGCCTTGAATGCGACACTGCGGTTTTGAGAAACGACAGTTCATCTATTGAAAGAGCTTTCTCGGGCAAAGGTTTAGGACCCTCAGATCCAGAGCATAAGGAACCCTGTCCTTTGAAATTGGGTTCTGCACACCAGCAGCATGCAGGTTCTTCAAGAAGGTCCATCAGCCCATATTCTTCACTCGACCATGTCGACCTTTCTTTCGAAAACTCCAACAGTTCGGCCTGGTTTGAATCGCAAAGCAAAAAACTTGCTGAACAGAGAACGTGGCACCGTAAATATGGGGTCTTTTCATCTTCTGAATCCAAGACTTATTTTATCCCCACTACAGAGATCCTTCCATTACACAAAGCATGGGACAGTGATGAAGAATACCTTTCTCTGCCTTTAAGGCTAAATGAGTTGGAGGTATTATCACAACAATTAAATACGATAACAGTGCAGATAAGCAAGCCTGGGAATGTGCGCTGCGAAACACAATCTGTTCTGGAAAAAGATACTGCTTCACCCAAGTCCCTGTATAATCAAAATGAGCCCATGGCCAGTGAGGGAATTGCAGATTCTGATGCCCCATTTGGAACTCAAACCATCAAGGAAGACTATGACCTCGAGAGTGACTTAAGTGCGGAGGGTAAATTTACAAAAAGCAAGCTGAAAAAGGTCTCTTATTTTATGGAGCAGCTTGGAGGATTATCTCATTCTGAATTTGAAAAGAAGACACAAGTTGACCAAATCGGTGGCGAAACAAAGGAATCGCTTATGCAACACATTCAG ACGTTTTGCTATAAACTGGAGGAGCTAATTCAATGGCTATACAAAGTAGCTGAGAAAATGGACAACTGGAATCCTCCAGCACCGGACATTGACAGTGTCAAGACTTCCCTTGATGTCTACAAG AAGTTCCAGAGGGAAGTAGATGAACACCAGCCTCTGGCTAGAGCAGTTTTAAAAGCAGGAGAAATTCTTCTTTGCTGCATGAGCTCCACCTCCCCAG TTCTAAAGGAAACTCTGGGATTGATTGAAAAGCAGTCGGAGGCCCTGGACAAGCATGCAGAACACTTGTACTCCTCGATACTGACCGCTATGGATATCATGCAAGATGAGATGCTGACAAAGTCTGACCTAAGTGGTGATTCCACTGTGGATTCAAATCAG AAACAAGTCTTCTTGAAGCGTATATAG
- the LOC121317245 gene encoding centrosomal protein of 68 kDa-like isoform X2, with the protein MALEVEVMFSELPFQVGTKTCGRWNYSELEKDIPELVHGVHQLMTTDESKSPAHRSRGALSAQEPESYSVPSAGGSHSQRKTVAVKPSSRYSSGKAKYVMRKPLYNISTDHKKPSSHVRRELFQKNSERDLQIEDKSTTLPTPSCEYQSKSVQMNDNTDSGSPQKGLYEPAPSHAALCSREWHTSYSQTSLRFDSGIPRSSRCYFSSPPLADYNTMVKMSPRGLSAPRLSSIEVTIPYSRLSKKSTSQVWKSPNTSNHSGRSLHHSLDELLDSKHSREKSPYQADYWACAIPSSLPPSPNRKSPHWDPNEEYRVLLDYTYPLRPNHSSSRGKSYGDPLVSDSLLQDSGIELNSFCYSTNSTLRSISTPCLECDTAVLRNDSSSIERAFSGKGLGPSDPEHKEPCPLKLGSAHQQHAGSSRRSISPYSSLDHVDLSFENSNSSAWFESQSKKLAEQRTWHRKYGVFSSSESKTYFIPTTEILPLHKAWDSDEEYLSLPLRLNELEVLSQQLNTITVQISKPGNVRCETQSVLEKDTASPKSLYNQNEPMASEGIADSDAPFGTQTIKEDYDLESDLSAEGKFTKSKLKKVSYFMEQLGGLSHSEFEKKTQVDQIGGETKESLMQHIQTFCYKLEELIQWLYKVAEKMDNWNPPAPDIDSVKTSLDVYKKFQREVDEHQPLARAVLKAGEILLCCMSSTSPVLKETLGLIEKQSEALDKHAEHLYSSILTAMDIMQDEMLTKSDLSGDSTVDSNQGDYANILPQSTRGYRRILCNQTGTQFTSRIQLN; encoded by the exons ATGGCTTTGGAAGTCGAAGTAATGTTTTCTGAGCTGCCATTTCAGGTGGGAACAAAGACCTGTGGAAGATGGAATTACTCTGAACTAGAGAAGGATATTCCAGAGCTTGTTCATGGTGTGCATCAGCTCATGACGACTGATGAATCAAAGTCTCCTGCACACAGATCCAGAGGGGCACTTTCAGCACAAGAGCCTGAGTCATATTCGGTACCGAGTGCTGGAGGGTCACACAGTCAGAGGAAGACGGTTGCAGTCAAACCATCTTCCAGATATTCTTCAGGGAAAGCCAAGTATGTAATGAGAAAGCCGCTGTACAACATTTCCACTGATCACAAGAAGCCATCTTCCCATGTAAGGAGAGAGttgtttcaaaagaactccgaaAGG gatTTACAGATAGAGGACAAAAGTACCACACTACCAACTCCAAGTTGTGAATATCAGTCAAAGTCAGTGCAAATGAATGATAACACTGATTCTGGTTCACCTCAAAAAGGCTTGTATGAACCAGCACCCTCACATGCAGCATTGTGCTCTAGAGAGTGGCATACCTCATACAGCCAAACAAGTTTAAGATTTGATAGTGGGATCCCTAGATCTAGTAGATGTTACTTCTCTAGTCCACCTCTAGCGGACTACAACACTATGGTGAAGATGAGTCCCAGAGGGCTGTCTGCTCCCCGACTGTCTTCAATAGAAGTAACTATTCCTTATTCACGACTGTCAAAAAAAAGCACATCTCAGGTTTGGAAGTCTCCAAATACATCCAATCATTCTGGTAGGTCTTTACATCATAGCCTTGATGAGCTGCTGGATTCCAAGCACAGCAGGGAAAAATCTCCTTATCAGGCTGATTACTGGGCATGTGCAATCCCTAGCTCCTTACCTCCATCTCCCAATCGAAAGTCTCCTCATTGGGATCCTAATGAGGAATACAGGGTCTTGCTTGATTACACCTATCCCTTAAGACCAAATCATTCTAGTTCCAGGGGCAAATCATATGGGGATCCTTTAGTTTCTGACTCATTGCTGCAGGATTCTGGTATAGAGCTTAATAGCTTCTGTTACTCAACCAACAGCACTCTGAGGTCAATCAGTACACCATGCCTTGAATGCGACACTGCGGTTTTGAGAAACGACAGTTCATCTATTGAAAGAGCTTTCTCGGGCAAAGGTTTAGGACCCTCAGATCCAGAGCATAAGGAACCCTGTCCTTTGAAATTGGGTTCTGCACACCAGCAGCATGCAGGTTCTTCAAGAAGGTCCATCAGCCCATATTCTTCACTCGACCATGTCGACCTTTCTTTCGAAAACTCCAACAGTTCGGCCTGGTTTGAATCGCAAAGCAAAAAACTTGCTGAACAGAGAACGTGGCACCGTAAATATGGGGTCTTTTCATCTTCTGAATCCAAGACTTATTTTATCCCCACTACAGAGATCCTTCCATTACACAAAGCATGGGACAGTGATGAAGAATACCTTTCTCTGCCTTTAAGGCTAAATGAGTTGGAGGTATTATCACAACAATTAAATACGATAACAGTGCAGATAAGCAAGCCTGGGAATGTGCGCTGCGAAACACAATCTGTTCTGGAAAAAGATACTGCTTCACCCAAGTCCCTGTATAATCAAAATGAGCCCATGGCCAGTGAGGGAATTGCAGATTCTGATGCCCCATTTGGAACTCAAACCATCAAGGAAGACTATGACCTCGAGAGTGACTTAAGTGCGGAGGGTAAATTTACAAAAAGCAAGCTGAAAAAGGTCTCTTATTTTATGGAGCAGCTTGGAGGATTATCTCATTCTGAATTTGAAAAGAAGACACAAGTTGACCAAATCGGTGGCGAAACAAAGGAATCGCTTATGCAACACATTCAG ACGTTTTGCTATAAACTGGAGGAGCTAATTCAATGGCTATACAAAGTAGCTGAGAAAATGGACAACTGGAATCCTCCAGCACCGGACATTGACAGTGTCAAGACTTCCCTTGATGTCTACAAG AAGTTCCAGAGGGAAGTAGATGAACACCAGCCTCTGGCTAGAGCAGTTTTAAAAGCAGGAGAAATTCTTCTTTGCTGCATGAGCTCCACCTCCCCAG TTCTAAAGGAAACTCTGGGATTGATTGAAAAGCAGTCGGAGGCCCTGGACAAGCATGCAGAACACTTGTACTCCTCGATACTGACCGCTATGGATATCATGCAAGATGAGATGCTGACAAAGTCTGACCTAAGTGGTGATTCCACTGTGGATTCAAATCAG